Within the uncultured Draconibacterium sp. genome, the region TTGAAGGTGTTTATCCGAATGGAGAATCAGCATACTATGTTTTTGGCGTTGAACGTTAACATTCAAAGAACATAACCTTTAACTTTGTATTAATTACAAAATACGATGATCTTTCTCCTTGACCATTAGATATTAATGTTCTATATTTGCACGATTTTTTAAGGATTATATATGAGACAACTAAAGATCACAAAGTCAATCACTAACCGTGAAAGTGCCTCTTTAGATAAGTATTTGCAGGAAATTGGTAAAGAAGAGCTGATTACTGTAGAGGAGGAAGTGGAGTTAGCACAGCGGATTAAAAAAGGCGATCAGGCGGCTTTGGAGAAATTAACAAGAGCAAACCTTCGATTTGTAGTATCGGTGGCAAAGCAGTACCAAAATCAGGGACTCAGCTTACCCGATTTAATTAACGAAGGAAACCTTGGTTTGATTAAAGCAGCCGAAAAGTTCGACGAAACCCGCGGTTTTAAGTTCATTTCTTACGCAGTATGGTGGATTCGCCAATCTATTCTTCAAGCGCTTGCTGAGCAGTCGCGTATCGTTCGTTTGCCCCTGAACCAGGTAGGTTCCCTGAATAAGATCAATAAGGCTTATTCAAAATTTGAGCAAGAACACGAACGTAAACCGTCGCCTGAAGAGTTAGCTGAAACATTAGAGCTGCCTGCAGATAAGGTTTCTGATACATTAAGAGTATCGGGAAGACATGTATCGGTTGATGCACCATTTGTTGATGGTGAAGATAACAGTCTGTTGGACGTATTGGTGAACAACGATTCGCCAAATGCCGACAAAAGCCTTATCAACGAATCTTTGGCTAGAGAAATTTTCCGCGCATTAGCTACTTTGACTGAGCGAGAAAGTGACATCATTAAACTATTTTTTGGCATAGGGTGCCAGGAAATGACATTGGAGGAAATCGGTGAACGATTTGGATTAACCCGCGAAAGGGTAAGGCAGATAAAAGAAAAGGCTATCAGACGATTAAGACATACATCGCGTAGCAAATTATTAAAATCATATCTGGGCTAAGAAGAAAAAGAAAAGGTTGTCATTACAAAATGGCAACCTTTTTTATTTTAGTCAATTGGCATCTCTATAAAATCAGGCTTTTCTCCCTTATCACTCCCCTCAGTTTCTTCATCTCCCCCATCTTTTGTATTCTTACTTTTGGTAGCAATTAAAGCCCACGCCATAATTAAACTGGTGGCAATAATTACAACAAACAATACAGCACCTTCAAATTTCTCGGCTTTTAACGATTCGGGAATAGCAAAAAACAAAAGTACCGTAATTAATCCCTTTGGTGCGATAAAGGTTTGTGGCAGCGTATCTTTTCGTTCGATTACGTAGAATAAGCCAAATCGTAAAACGTAAGTAACAGCCAGGAAGATTACGCTGATCAGCCAAACTTTCCAGCTAAATAACGAAGCCAGTGGCAAAGTCATTCCAAAAACTACAAAGAAGAAGGTGCGTACCAAAAAGGCTGTTTCTTTGGTAATCATTTTAAACTGATCGAAAAGACCATCGATTTTAGAGTCGCTTAACCACTCCCGTAGTCTTCCGAAAAGCAAAACTTTATAATTACGCAGCAGTAAACCGAACATCAAAATTATTATCAATGATGACAAGTGAAACATTTTTCCAACGGCATAAAGCAAAACCAGCACTGCCAGAAACAAAAAGAATTTTGCGTCGCCTTTAATATTTTGGATGATGTAAAGCAAACCGTAACATAGCACCACCGAAATCACCAGCGTAAGCACAATATTGCTTCCAATAGCAAAACTAAGCTGGCGCATGCCTTCAACATTCAGGTTTTCAACAATCATGTAAAAAACCATAATGCCCAGAATATCAGAGAAAGTACTTTCGTAAATCAGAAACTCCCGCTTGTATTTTGTAAGATTGGCAACACTTGGAATAATGATCGCACTGCTCATTATAGATAGTGGCAGCGCATAAACCAGTGCCGGCAGGAAATTGATTTCTGGAATAAAAAACTGGATAAGAAATGCGATAGAAACCGCTGTTAACCCCAACGATAAAGAAGCAATGGTAAACGATTTCCATATTATTGGCCAGTTCTCTTTCTTTAGTTCAAGATCGAGAGCAGCTTCAAGCACGATCATAATCAACCCAACAATTCCCAATACTTCGAGCGCCCAGAAATAATCAGGCTCCATTTCAAAGTAGGTCATTAATTCCTGCACACCAACACCCAGCAGTATTAAAATCAACACACTAGGCACGTTGGTTTTCCGCGAAAACATATTTGTGAAAAAGGAAAATATGATAATGACACAGAGGCCAATCAAAAAGAGGTATGCACTCATAGAGAAATCTTTGTTTTAAGATACACAAACAGTTGGATAATGCAATTGTTTTTACGAAAAACAGTGGCTTTTATCTTTCATTTAGAAGCTCGTCATACTCAGTAAATACTGATGATTCAGCTACAAAAATTAATTTCCCAATTTATAAATTCGCTCCATTAATTGCCATTTTTCATCAGCCGTTGCCGTTTCGGAAGTTTGCTGAAATTGCGACACATAAGCTTCCCATTCGGCCTGACGCGGTTTGTTGGCCAACTCACTCATTGCGGCATCATGGTCAAAATCAGGAACCGTATCCATAATCATAAACAACTGGTTCCCCAACAGGTAGATTTCCATATCAATAATTCCAACATCACGCATGCTTTGAGTAACCTCCGGCCAAACCGCACCCGGTGCATGAACTTGTTTATACTGCTCAATCAATTCCTGATTGTCTTCCAATTTCAACGTTTTACAGTAACGTTTGTACTTCATTTTATTGTGCCTTTTTAAATGCGTTATAAGTTCGTTTGCCATAAATTGCGATTACAACAAAACAAATAAAGGGCAACACAAACGAAAAATTCACCGCCGGAAGTGGCCCGATAGTTCCCTGGTCTATTATATACCCCTGAAGTGGTGGCATTAACGCTCCACCAACAATGGCCATTACTAAACCTGCAGCTCCGAGTGTTGCATCGTCGCCAACGTCTTCCAGTGCAATTCCGTAAATGGTTGGAAACATCAGCGACATAAAGGCCGACGTGGCGATCAGTAAATACAATCCCATCATTCCCTGAATAAGAATTACACCTGCGGTTGTACACATTCCCCCGATGGCAAAAAGCAACAACATATAACGGGCATTCAGATATTTCATTAAAAAGGTGCTGATGAAACGACTGCTTATAAAAATCGCCATCGCAATAATATTGTAATTCTGAGCCTGTGCTTTTGGAATTCCGAGGTTATCGGCATACTGAATAATGAACGTCCAGCACATAATTTGCGTTCCCACGTAAAATACCTGTGCGATTACACCTTCCCGGTATATTTTATTCCGGAATAACCGTTTTGCCGAATGCCACGGATGAATTTCATGATCGGCACTTTCACGTTTGGGCATTTTTGAAACTGCAATTACTATTAGCATAACAATTACCACAAATCCAAGGATTACATACGGATCGCGTATTACTGTCAGGTCGTTGGTACGAATTGCAGCTTTTTCCGATGCATTCAATGTGTCGAAAATCAGGTTCCCGGCAGCGTCTCGTTTATCCGATTCTAACGACGACAGAATGAGTTTTGAAGCCACAGTCATCCCCAAAATCGATCCCATAGGATTAAACGATTGTGCCAGATTTAAACGACGTGTTGCGGTTTTGGGGTCGCCCATCGATAAAATATACGGATTGGAAGTGGTTTCCAGAAAAGCTAAACCAAAAGTTAGTATGTATAGCGACACCAGGAAAAACCCAAAAATCTCGAATTGAGCAGCCGGAAAGAATAACAAAGCACCAACAGCATATAAAGCCAGACCAATAATAATTCCGGTTTTATAGGAATATCGTTTAATAATTAGTGCTGCCGGAATGGCCATAGTAGCGTATCCGCCATAAAATGCAAACTGCACCATAGCCGCTTTTGCATTGGAAATTTCCATAACCGTTTGAAATGCGGCCACCATCGGATTCGTCAGATCATTAGCAAATCCCCAAAGTGCAAATAAACTGGTTATAAGTATAAACGGAACAAGAATTTTCTTGTCCACCACAATTGATTTAGTTTTGTTCATTGGTTTAATAGTTTTACCAAACTACCAATAGAATGGCAGTTAGTACAGGTTTAGTAACCTGCCCGGCAACACACCGGGCACGGTCTTTATAGGTACTTCAACTTATTCTCAGCTTTTAATTGTTCAACAATTTTTTTAATGTCCTCGGCATTATCGCGCTTACAAACCAAAGTGGTATTTCCGTCGCGCACAACAATTACATCGTCGAGGCCAACCACGGCAACCAAACCGTCGTCGGTAGAAACGTAGGAATTTTTAGAATCCAAAAAGATCGCCTCTCCCATTCCGGCATTGCCATTTTCATCTTTTTTATCGGTCTGATAAACCGACTCCCAACTGCCGAGGTCATTCCAGTCGAAATTTCCTTCAACCAGGTAAATATTTTTGGCGTGCTCCATAATGCCATAATCAACCGAAATACTTTCAACAGCGCGGTAAATGGTATCCAAAGTCTCAGGATAATTCGGATTGCCAAAATCAGCCTGAATTTTACGCAAATCAGCATATAACTCCGGGGCAAACTCTTCAACCGCTTTCAGAAAAACTGATACTTTGAAAACAAATAATCCGCTGTTCCAGTAAAAACCACCTTGTTTCAGGTAATCTGTTGCAGTAGTTTCATCCGGTTTTTCCACAAAACGTTCAACTTTAAACTGCTTTATCTTTTCGTCGCCGGTAATATCCTCGGCCGTTTTTACATAACCGTAACCTGTTGCCGGATAGGTCGGCGTAATTCCAAGCGTAATAATACCATCGCGTTCGTTAGCAATTTTAGCAGCAGCCAAAACGGTATCCTCAAACAGAGCATTATTGGTAATCAAATGATCCGATGGAGAAACAACCATCACGCCATCCGGATTCTCGCGCTCGGCATACATTGCCGCCAAACCAATACATGGCAAAGTATTTCTGCCAATTGGCTCGTAAATCAGGTTTTCTTTGGGTAACATCGGAGTTTGTTCCTCCAGCACTTTTGCCTGGGTTGCACTTGAAACGATGTAGATATTTTCCTCTTTTGTAAAAGTAGCGAATCGCTCAATTGTGTCCTGAAGAAGCGATTGATCACCAAATATATTCAGGTATTGTTTTGGTTTTACTGTTTTACTGCGCGGCCAGAATCGTGTTCCCGAGCCTCCCGCCATGATTAGGGTATACAGATTTTTCATATAACTTCAATTGTAAGTTTATCAAATTGCCGGATAAAATGAGCCGAGTATTTTTACGAGTGTTGACGCATACTTCCGCTCATTTTATGCTTAAATTTATTTTTGATTTGCAATGTAATAAATTGCCCCGACAAGCCACGGCAAGATGGAGGTTTAAATTTCAGAAAATATTCACGGATTTGCGATGACTACTTATTCCCGGACCGGATTGTATTCTTTGGCCTCAATTTCGCCATTGGCAACACGAAGTGCATTCTTCGCCAGTGCTTCCAGTTCATCTTCTCCCGGGTAAACAAACACTTCTGAAATAAAACCTGCTTTATTCCGAATGTAAGCCTCCAGTTGTTTGTTATAAGCCAAACCACCGGTTAATAAAATACCGTCAACTTTTCCTTCGAGTACAACCGCCATTTCTCCGATCATTTTTGATACCTGGTAGAATAGCGCTTCCTGAACGAGCTTTGCTTTTTCATCACCTTTTTCCACGCGTTTTTCCACTTCCAAAGCGTCGTTTGTGCCCAGGTAGGCTACAAAACCACCTTCGCCAACAACCATTCTGCGCATTTGCTCCTGCGAAGATTTGCCGTTAAGACACAGATCAATTACTTGACCGACTGGCAGCGTTCCCGAGCGTTCGGGGCTAAAAGCACCTTCCCCGTCGAGCGCATTATTGACGTCTACAACACGACCGTTTTTGTGCGCTCCAACTGAAATTCCACCTCCTAGGTGTGCAACAATCAAACGCATGTCGTTGTAGTTTTTTACCATTTTTTTGGCGTGCAAACGCGCCGTTGCTTTTTGGTTTAAAGCATGAAAAATCGACTGCCGTTCAAAACGCGGATGTCCGGCAAAACGTGCCACATCATCCATTTCATCGGTTACCACCGGATCAGCAATAAAAGCTTTTGCATTTGGAATTTGCAAAGCAATATAATCGGCCAGCATACCGCCTAAATTACTGGCATGATGTCCCATTATACCTTCGCGTAAATGATCGAGCATCAAATTATTAACGCGGTAAACGCCCGATTCCAAAGGATAAGTCAGACCACCGCGGCCAATGATGAATTTTATGGCATCCACTTCAATTCCCTCTTCTACCAAAGCTTCAATGATTACCCCTTTTCGGAAAGCAAACTGATCGACAATATTCTTATATCGTAACAGTTGCTCGAGCGGATGCCGAATGTTTTTGGTAAAAACACATTCCTTTTCGTTATAAACAGCAAATTTAGTGGAGGTAGAACCCGGATTTATGGCAAGAACCTGGTGCATAAAATGATTTAGGTATTACTAATCTGGTAACTTACAATTGATGCAAGTGCCACAGAATTCAACTTTGTTTTTCTACTATCGCCGCGCGATGATACCACAGCAGGGACTTTCGCTCCGGCAATAATTCCCGACATTTCGGCTTTAGCCAGTTTTGAGTTTGTTTTGTAAAAAACATTGGCCGCATCAATATTCGGGAAAAGCAAACAATCAGCATCGCCGGCAACCGGCGAGGTAAAACCTTTTACTTCGGCCGACTCGGCATTAATAGCAACATCAAGTGCCATGGGGCCATCAACCAAACCTCCTTCGATTTGGCCGTGCTCCGACATTTTGGCTATTGTAGCGCCATCCATACACGATTGAATAGAAATAATAATTTGCTCGGTAGGTGCAATTACCGCCACTTTTGGCTGCTCAACACCCAACGATTTTGCTGCACAAATGAGGTAATTGGTCATTAAAATCTTTTGCTTAAGATCGGGGTAAGGCAACACAGCCGCATCGCTAAAAACAAGTAATTTGTGGTAATTTGGATTATCCATCACCGAAACATGGCTCAATGTTCCTTTTGTTGGAACCAGGTTGTTTTCCTTTCGTAGCAAAGCACGCATAAATTTATCGGTCGAAACCATTCCTTTCATCAACACATCGGCTTTGTCTTCATGAATAAGTTCTACAGCTTTGTCGGTAGCTTCGCGGATGGATTTTGCATCGTAGATCTGATAATCCGAAATATCGATACCCAACTTTTTGCACGACTCTTCAATAATCGTCCGGTCGCCGGTTATTATAGGAATTACAAACCCCAGTTCAACCGCATCGTGCATAGCTTCCAACGTACTTACATCAACACCGTTTACCGCTACAACGCGTTTCGGAGGTTGCTTTTTTACAACTTCAAGAAGTTCTGCAAAATTGTTTATACTCATTGTGTAGCAATTTTAGCCCGAAGTTACGACGCCCAAGGTTCACATCCGATAA harbors:
- the buk gene encoding butyrate kinase — encoded protein: MHQVLAINPGSTSTKFAVYNEKECVFTKNIRHPLEQLLRYKNIVDQFAFRKGVIIEALVEEGIEVDAIKFIIGRGGLTYPLESGVYRVNNLMLDHLREGIMGHHASNLGGMLADYIALQIPNAKAFIADPVVTDEMDDVARFAGHPRFERQSIFHALNQKATARLHAKKMVKNYNDMRLIVAHLGGGISVGAHKNGRVVDVNNALDGEGAFSPERSGTLPVGQVIDLCLNGKSSQEQMRRMVVGEGGFVAYLGTNDALEVEKRVEKGDEKAKLVQEALFYQVSKMIGEMAVVLEGKVDGILLTGGLAYNKQLEAYIRNKAGFISEVFVYPGEDELEALAKNALRVANGEIEAKEYNPVRE
- a CDS encoding phosphate acyltransferase: MSINNFAELLEVVKKQPPKRVVAVNGVDVSTLEAMHDAVELGFVIPIITGDRTIIEESCKKLGIDISDYQIYDAKSIREATDKAVELIHEDKADVLMKGMVSTDKFMRALLRKENNLVPTKGTLSHVSVMDNPNYHKLLVFSDAAVLPYPDLKQKILMTNYLICAAKSLGVEQPKVAVIAPTEQIIISIQSCMDGATIAKMSEHGQIEGGLVDGPMALDVAINAESAEVKGFTSPVAGDADCLLFPNIDAANVFYKTNSKLAKAEMSGIIAGAKVPAVVSSRGDSRKTKLNSVALASIVSYQISNT
- a CDS encoding RNA polymerase sigma factor RpoD/SigA; this translates as MRQLKITKSITNRESASLDKYLQEIGKEELITVEEEVELAQRIKKGDQAALEKLTRANLRFVVSVAKQYQNQGLSLPDLINEGNLGLIKAAEKFDETRGFKFISYAVWWIRQSILQALAEQSRIVRLPLNQVGSLNKINKAYSKFEQEHERKPSPEELAETLELPADKVSDTLRVSGRHVSVDAPFVDGEDNSLLDVLVNNDSPNADKSLINESLAREIFRALATLTERESDIIKLFFGIGCQEMTLEEIGERFGLTRERVRQIKEKAIRRLRHTSRSKLLKSYLG
- a CDS encoding mannose-1-phosphate guanylyltransferase; the encoded protein is MKNLYTLIMAGGSGTRFWPRSKTVKPKQYLNIFGDQSLLQDTIERFATFTKEENIYIVSSATQAKVLEEQTPMLPKENLIYEPIGRNTLPCIGLAAMYAERENPDGVMVVSPSDHLITNNALFEDTVLAAAKIANERDGIITLGITPTYPATGYGYVKTAEDITGDEKIKQFKVERFVEKPDETTATDYLKQGGFYWNSGLFVFKVSVFLKAVEEFAPELYADLRKIQADFGNPNYPETLDTIYRAVESISVDYGIMEHAKNIYLVEGNFDWNDLGSWESVYQTDKKDENGNAGMGEAIFLDSKNSYVSTDDGLVAVVGLDDVIVVRDGNTTLVCKRDNAEDIKKIVEQLKAENKLKYL
- a CDS encoding cation:proton antiporter, with the protein product MSAYLFLIGLCVIIIFSFFTNMFSRKTNVPSVLILILLGVGVQELMTYFEMEPDYFWALEVLGIVGLIMIVLEAALDLELKKENWPIIWKSFTIASLSLGLTAVSIAFLIQFFIPEINFLPALVYALPLSIMSSAIIIPSVANLTKYKREFLIYESTFSDILGIMVFYMIVENLNVEGMRQLSFAIGSNIVLTLVISVVLCYGLLYIIQNIKGDAKFFLFLAVLVLLYAVGKMFHLSSLIIILMFGLLLRNYKVLLFGRLREWLSDSKIDGLFDQFKMITKETAFLVRTFFFVVFGMTLPLASLFSWKVWLISVIFLAVTYVLRFGLFYVIERKDTLPQTFIAPKGLITVLLFFAIPESLKAEKFEGAVLFVVIIATSLIMAWALIATKSKNTKDGGDEETEGSDKGEKPDFIEMPID
- the fucP gene encoding L-fucose:H+ symporter permease, which codes for MNKTKSIVVDKKILVPFILITSLFALWGFANDLTNPMVAAFQTVMEISNAKAAMVQFAFYGGYATMAIPAALIIKRYSYKTGIIIGLALYAVGALLFFPAAQFEIFGFFLVSLYILTFGLAFLETTSNPYILSMGDPKTATRRLNLAQSFNPMGSILGMTVASKLILSSLESDKRDAAGNLIFDTLNASEKAAIRTNDLTVIRDPYVILGFVVIVMLIVIAVSKMPKRESADHEIHPWHSAKRLFRNKIYREGVIAQVFYVGTQIMCWTFIIQYADNLGIPKAQAQNYNIIAMAIFISSRFISTFLMKYLNARYMLLLFAIGGMCTTAGVILIQGMMGLYLLIATSAFMSLMFPTIYGIALEDVGDDATLGAAGLVMAIVGGALMPPLQGYIIDQGTIGPLPAVNFSFVLPFICFVVIAIYGKRTYNAFKKAQ
- a CDS encoding L-rhamnose mutarotase codes for the protein MKYKRYCKTLKLEDNQELIEQYKQVHAPGAVWPEVTQSMRDVGIIDMEIYLLGNQLFMIMDTVPDFDHDAAMSELANKPRQAEWEAYVSQFQQTSETATADEKWQLMERIYKLGN